The following proteins are co-located in the Silene latifolia isolate original U9 population chromosome 1, ASM4854445v1, whole genome shotgun sequence genome:
- the LOC141613374 gene encoding uncharacterized protein LOC141613374, with protein MEEDSGTRGGKLKDVSDGCVGSLSSSFKNKVSITESSSTYVGDGNDCIPFGKRALYYYHPVDSEVVQEMYGLPTHGDLVRLVESTRKKDEDIISPNLRFTYGVEPYSHDSDPRIGSIAIQKEQALDMARSSDRAASGMMMRRRLPEGSYLPTPWRKPDLKPAAPVPNQEEMWRKRYEKWEEEEDELLHALDLRMATRGLACFNLKFKTDYMVEQVLGSQKMDLGKGCYFHCNFIARSKKALQQRLFFAEVENAVRVTLCCTLDHDGVRGCRFCGNEFVHPSEEGLLTVGGN; from the exons ATGGAAGAAGACAGCGGAACTAGAGGTGGGAAATTGAAGGATGTTAGTGACGGATGTGTTGGGTCCTTGTCCTCCTCTTTCAAGAATAAAGTCTCAATCACAGAATCATCCTCTACGTATGTCGGTGATGGTAATGATTGTATCCCCTTTGGGAAAAGAGCTCTATATTATTATCACCCAGTTGATAGCGAGGTGGTACAGGAGATGTATGGTCTCCCCACACATGGAGATCTGGTTCGTCTCGTCGAGTCCACGCGTAAGAAAGACGAAGACATTATTTCTCCAAATCTTCGTTTCACTTACGGTGTCGAGCCTTACTCCCATGATTCTGACCCCCGCATCGGTAGCATTGCTATCCAAAAAGAACAAGCCCTAGATATGGC ACGATCAAGTGATAGAGCAGCCTCagggatgatgatgaggaggcgGCTTCCTGAGGGTAGTTATTTGCCAACACCATGGCG TAAGCCAGACTTGAAGCCTGCTGCTCCTGTGCCTAATCAAGAGGAGATGTGGAGGAAAAGGTACGAAAAGtgggaggaggaagaagatgaaCTATTACATGCTCTCGATCTGAGGATGGCAACTAGAGGTTTGGCATGCTTCAATTTGAAATTCAAG ACTGATTATATGGTTGAACAAGTACTGGGAAGTCAGAAAATGGACCTCGGAAAGGGTTGTTATTTTCATTGCAACTTCATAGCACGCTCCAAAAAAGCCTTGCAGCAGCGCCTCTTCTTTGCTGAAGTAGAAAATGCCGTTAGAGTCACTTTGTGTTGCACTTTGGACCATG ATGGTGTTCGTGGCTGCCGTTTCTGCGGTAATGAGTTTGTCCATCCATCTGAGGAGGGTTTGCTGACTGTTGGGGGCAATTAG